A stretch of DNA from Candidatus Binatia bacterium:
TTGATCTCGATGGTGAAAGCGCCCCAATTTTTGAAGAACAGACGAATCACCGGGAGCGGCAAGTTCCCCTGCATGAGCGCCTTCATGAACGGTCCCTGAGTCACCCGTTCGTCCCAACGCTTAATCACCTTCGCGTTCACCGCGTCCAGATATGCTTTGGCCTCGTCGGCGCTCATCTTGACCGCAAGTTTCGGAGTTTTTATTTCCATGCGCTTCTCCTGATCGATTGCGCTCAGAATTAACCCGCGAAGAAAAGGGAGTCAAGCCGCAATCTTAACAGTCAGCGGCAATGTTTCCTATCTCCACGCGGAGGGAGCCGGCCTGTCCGTGAGCGAAGATCGGCTTGGAGGCACAGGAACTCTCTGCGAAGCTGAGGAAAAGCAGCATCGATGTTTGAGCCGCCATGCTTTTCGGCGGCGAGTTTCGATGCTGCCCGAAGCGAGCAGAAAGAGTTCCCGCCGACGAGACGCTGAAGCGAACGGGCGGGCCGATCCCTCCGCTCTTAGAGATGTTGCACGGATTTTTACACCCGCTTATATTCAGCCCATGAAATTAAAAAACGAATCCGTCTTCGTCGGCGAGCTAACGACGGTCGGCCGGAGCAGCGGTATTCCGCGCACGGTCGAGCTGAGGATGGTTTATCTCGACGGAAAATTCTACGCCGCGTCGAGCAACCTCGAGGGCAAGCACTGGTGCCGGAACATGATCGAGAATTCCAACGTAACCGTAAAAGCGGAAGGCGAGAAATTTTCCTGTCAGGCGCGGCAAGTCGCGGATGAAAAGCTACGCGTGCGCGTCCTCAAGCTACGCGACGCGACGCCGCTGTCGGAGCGCATGGTCTTCGAGATGGCGCCGGCCGGTTGAGTTCCGAGTTTCAGGTTCCGGGTTTCGGGCTTTCAACTCGGAACTCGCAACGCGAAACCCGAAACTGTTTTTTATTTCACCAGCAGGATCTTAACGTCGCCCTCTTTTTTCAGTATATTGACG
This window harbors:
- a CDS encoding nitroreductase/quinone reductase family protein; its protein translation is MKLKNESVFVGELTTVGRSSGIPRTVELRMVYLDGKFYAASSNLEGKHWCRNMIENSNVTVKAEGEKFSCQARQVADEKLRVRVLKLRDATPLSERMVFEMAPAG